The Lolium rigidum isolate FL_2022 chromosome 2, APGP_CSIRO_Lrig_0.1, whole genome shotgun sequence genomic interval AGTGCAGAACGTGTGATTAGAAAGGGAGGACTTGACTTGGAGTGATCTAGAGTTGGAGGTCGTAAGCGGGAACGATGGAAAGCGAAGCGCCACCAACCGAAACGGAAAGGCAAAATCGAATTGAAGGAAAGCGCCTTGTTCCTTCACACACTTCCCCTAGCTCAGCTCCACCACCGCTTCCTCACCTCAATCACACAATCCACCCCCTGCTGGCTGCTGCCCTCCATtgctcatcaccttcatcctcctcCACCGCGCAGTGATCATCGTGGCCGGAGTTGTCCAAGAATAAGACTATCAGCGGAGGATGTCGGACTGGGGGCCGGTGGTGATCGCGGTGGTGCTGTTCGTGCTGCTGTCGCCGGGGCTGCTGCTGCAGCTGCCGGGGAAGCACCACCTCGTGGAGTTCGGCAACATGCACACCAGCGCCATGGCCATCCTCGTCCACGCCATCATCTACTTCGCTCTCATCGCCctcttcgtcatcgtcatcggAGTACACATCACCACTGACTAGAAGTCTAGAACAGACCGGCTGGCTATAGATTTCATCCTTCGTCCTCGTCGGTTTCTAATTTGTTCCTCCCGTCTCCTTTGTTTTCGTGTTCTGGCTCCTCTCTGCTTGTTCAATACGTGAAATGGGCTGGAAAATTAAGCCCACTGGACCGTTCAAATGCCCCCATATAGTAACAGCAATTCCAGACTCGACAGATTGAAAATCAGCTCGGATCCTTCAAAATTCAGTGGCAGCCCAGGAGGCTATTTTGGCTACACAAATCTACGGTAAGAAATGGTAAACAACATCTAAACTTGCTTGAGAATTCAGA includes:
- the LOC124686049 gene encoding uncharacterized protein LOC124686049, which codes for MSDWGPVVIAVVLFVLLSPGLLLQLPGKHHLVEFGNMHTSAMAILVHAIIYFALIALFVIVIGVHITTD